The Gemmatimonadota bacterium genome window below encodes:
- the mgtE gene encoding magnesium transporter produces MNSDARDPARQEPWQNLQALIQAGSRHVLPSYIGSLTATELARAVSRLSQEEHTRLLGLLSPQNAAELIHRIEDVQAVDLIEDLPPAEAAAIVDEMYSDAQADLLGDLKDEEAEAILEAMPDETAEEVRQLMQYPDETAGGIMLTEFVSYPVHLSVQDVIDDLRNRHEEYTGYDVQYLYVSDGAKLSGVLRLRDVLMALPGQQLTEIMSVGPVSVNVHTPLDQMRDLFETYTYLGLPVTNDSGELVGVVRAADVQEKLTEQTESEFRKTSGIVGGEELRSMPVIKRASRRLSWLSVNVVLNILAASVIVLYQDTLEAAITLAVFLPIISDMSGCSGNQAVAVSIRELALGLVRPREILRVLVKEASVGLMNGVVLGALLAGATLLWKGNPYLGLIVGTALAANTLLAACLGGCIPLLLRAVKADPALASGPMLTTVTDMCGFFLLLSLAQFVLPKLA; encoded by the coding sequence ATGAATTCCGACGCTAGAGATCCAGCCCGCCAGGAACCCTGGCAGAATCTCCAGGCGCTCATCCAGGCCGGCTCGAGGCACGTGCTGCCTTCATACATCGGGTCGCTTACGGCCACCGAGCTGGCGCGGGCCGTATCGCGCCTGAGCCAGGAAGAGCACACCCGGCTGCTCGGCCTCCTGTCGCCCCAGAACGCAGCCGAGTTGATCCACCGCATCGAGGACGTACAGGCGGTCGACCTGATTGAGGATCTTCCTCCCGCCGAAGCTGCGGCGATCGTGGACGAAATGTACAGCGACGCCCAGGCCGATCTGCTTGGCGATCTGAAAGACGAAGAAGCGGAAGCCATTCTCGAGGCGATGCCGGACGAAACGGCTGAGGAAGTCCGGCAACTGATGCAGTATCCGGACGAAACGGCCGGCGGCATCATGCTGACGGAGTTTGTTTCCTATCCCGTGCATCTCTCCGTCCAGGACGTGATCGACGACCTGCGGAACAGACACGAAGAATACACCGGATACGACGTCCAGTACCTGTACGTATCGGACGGGGCGAAGCTGTCGGGCGTGCTGCGGCTGCGTGACGTGCTGATGGCCCTGCCCGGACAGCAACTCACGGAAATCATGTCGGTGGGTCCCGTGAGCGTCAACGTACATACGCCGCTTGACCAGATGCGCGACCTCTTCGAGACCTATACCTACCTGGGACTTCCGGTCACGAATGACAGCGGAGAACTGGTCGGCGTGGTGCGGGCCGCCGACGTGCAGGAAAAACTGACGGAGCAGACCGAAAGCGAATTCCGAAAGACGAGCGGTATCGTAGGCGGCGAGGAACTGCGCAGCATGCCCGTTATCAAACGGGCCTCGCGCCGGCTGTCCTGGCTCAGTGTCAACGTCGTCCTGAACATCCTGGCGGCGAGCGTCATCGTCCTATACCAGGACACCCTGGAAGCGGCGATCACCCTGGCAGTCTTCCTTCCCATTATTTCGGATATGAGCGGATGCTCGGGCAACCAGGCGGTCGCGGTGAGCATCCGGGAACTGGCATTGGGGCTGGTGCGTCCCCGGGAAATCCTGCGGGTCCTCGTCAAGGAAGCCTCCGTCGGCCTCATGAACGGCGTGGTCCTCGGCGCGTTGCTTGCCGGCGCCACCCTGCTGTGGAAGGGGAACCCCTACCTGGGACTCATCGTCGGCACCGCCCTGGCGGCCAACACGCTGCTCGCGGCGTGCCTGGGTGGATGCATACCTCTCCTGCTCAGGGCGGTCAAGGCCGATCCGGCGCTGGCGTCCGGCCCCATGCTTACGACGGTAACGGACATGTGCGGCTTCTTTCTACTGCTGAGCCTCGCACAATTCGTGTTGCCGAAACTGGCCTGA
- a CDS encoding YihY/virulence factor BrkB family protein encodes MHRSITSTIHRIRKASRFIGSEIWHINTRGLSTLHAVLVRIAKSLIFLYNQFWEDRLLTRASALTFSSLLALVPLLAIVFTLYQSLGLYVDLLEPTLREWLSPLGSNGDIVATKIMDFLANAQTATLGYVGLVVLMLAVLGILANIEESFNDIWHVRRMRSWRQRLVSYLALLLIGPLIITGVVTFTGSSGSIAILAYFERIAGFSPLSVLLIGLFFSLTIWSVPNTRVSIRAALVGGVISGLGWLWINRLFAQFIADTTQASAREILFAGFAALPLFLIWLYLGWVILLLGAVLAYSIQNVGTMEWRQSERVHGTALRNYINVLAFLYIIRNYVEENRPTRLDRLSAQTGAPENVLDEMLLAYVDSGLLSRNSGYHVTYVPAASPADMPLRSLLNVLYHPQPLPDRFESVDPLNTLARDLLQYYRTSYHYPLEQSLTDTVLSLTPPRKTPGESDDGGESDDGGR; translated from the coding sequence GTGCACCGCAGCATAACCAGCACCATACATCGAATACGCAAAGCGAGCCGGTTCATCGGCAGCGAGATCTGGCACATCAACACACGCGGCCTCTCCACGCTGCACGCCGTCCTGGTGCGCATCGCAAAATCCCTGATATTCCTGTATAACCAGTTCTGGGAGGACCGCCTGCTGACCCGCGCTTCGGCCCTGACGTTCTCCAGCCTGCTCGCCCTGGTCCCGCTGCTTGCCATCGTATTCACGCTGTACCAGAGCCTGGGACTCTACGTGGACCTCCTCGAACCCACCTTGCGGGAGTGGTTGAGTCCCCTCGGAAGCAACGGCGACATCGTGGCCACGAAGATCATGGATTTCCTGGCCAACGCCCAGACCGCCACGCTGGGTTATGTCGGTTTGGTCGTCCTCATGCTCGCGGTGCTCGGCATCCTGGCGAACATCGAGGAATCCTTCAACGACATCTGGCACGTACGGCGCATGCGAAGCTGGAGACAGCGTCTGGTCAGCTACCTGGCGCTGCTGCTCATCGGACCGCTGATCATCACGGGCGTCGTAACCTTTACGGGCTCGTCGGGCAGCATCGCCATCCTGGCCTACTTCGAAAGGATCGCGGGCTTCTCGCCCTTGTCCGTCCTGCTGATCGGACTCTTTTTTTCGCTCACTATCTGGTCGGTGCCCAACACGCGGGTATCGATCCGGGCCGCCCTGGTCGGTGGCGTTATTTCGGGGCTTGGCTGGCTATGGATCAACCGGCTCTTTGCGCAGTTCATCGCGGACACGACGCAGGCGAGCGCGCGGGAGATTCTCTTCGCCGGTTTCGCCGCCCTGCCGCTATTCCTGATCTGGCTCTACCTCGGCTGGGTGATCCTGTTGCTGGGGGCCGTCCTGGCCTATTCGATCCAGAACGTGGGCACGATGGAATGGAGACAATCGGAGCGGGTCCACGGGACGGCGCTGCGGAACTACATCAACGTCCTCGCCTTCCTCTACATCATCCGCAATTACGTGGAAGAAAACCGGCCGACCAGGCTGGACCGGCTTTCCGCCCAGACCGGCGCGCCGGAGAACGTGCTTGACGAGATGCTCCTGGCTTACGTGGATTCAGGCCTGCTTTCCCGTAATTCGGGGTACCACGTCACCTACGTGCCGGCCGCCTCGCCGGCGGACATGCCCCTGCGATCTCTGCTGAACGTGCTCTACCACCCGCAACCGCTGCCCGACCGGTTCGAGAGCGTCGATCCGCTGAACACCCTGGCCCGGGACCTTCTGCAATACTACCGGACGTCCTACCACTATCCCCTCGAACAGTCCCTCACGGACACGGTACTTTCGCTCACGCCGCCACGGAAAACACCGGGCGAAAGCGACGACGGCGGCGAAAGCGACGACGGCGGCCGCTAG
- a CDS encoding alanine--glyoxylate aminotransferase family protein, translating into MPRPKLLLPGPIDIWEETLEALSQQVLPHYGEDFGPIYEETVSMLRTIFQTRNDVIIMTAPGSGALDAGLSSLFQPGEQVAVVTNGPFANRLVEILKAFRSEVIAVDDPWGEPGDPDKMRSALERHPRTAGLVVVANDTGTGVRNPLKAYAGLAREFDLPFFVDGVSALGGYDIPVDELGIDVAVTSSNKALETAPGLGILAVSDRAWDIIRGKDSMHRGWYYDLAVWKRASESSGEHPYPTTQASSLIVSLHASLKRIMQRETLEGHWARYAWAQSVVRAGLRAVGCTPIVADAAASYTVTTFRVHPDVSEAAVLRTYLLRHHGFLVAQAMGEFTRDALRVGHMGKAGSQAYIEPFLLGLEDFFRSVMHHDLAPGCSLEGLRRAGISY; encoded by the coding sequence ATGCCCCGTCCCAAATTGTTGCTGCCCGGTCCCATCGATATCTGGGAGGAAACCCTGGAGGCGCTCAGCCAGCAGGTGCTGCCCCACTACGGTGAAGACTTCGGTCCCATCTACGAAGAAACCGTATCGATGCTCCGGACCATATTCCAGACCCGCAACGACGTGATCATCATGACGGCCCCCGGTTCGGGCGCGCTCGATGCGGGGCTCAGCAGTCTCTTCCAGCCCGGGGAACAGGTTGCGGTGGTGACCAACGGGCCGTTCGCCAATCGCCTCGTCGAAATACTGAAGGCCTTCCGTAGCGAGGTCATCGCCGTGGACGACCCCTGGGGCGAGCCTGGCGATCCGGACAAAATGCGTAGCGCCCTCGAACGCCACCCCCGGACCGCCGGCCTGGTCGTGGTCGCCAACGACACCGGCACGGGGGTGCGGAATCCGCTGAAGGCCTACGCCGGCCTGGCCCGTGAATTCGACCTGCCGTTTTTCGTGGACGGCGTGTCGGCCCTGGGCGGCTATGACATCCCCGTGGACGAACTGGGCATCGACGTGGCCGTGACTTCTTCTAACAAGGCCCTGGAGACCGCGCCGGGCCTGGGCATCCTGGCGGTCAGCGACCGGGCGTGGGATATCATACGCGGGAAGGACAGCATGCACAGGGGCTGGTACTACGACCTCGCCGTCTGGAAGCGGGCGTCCGAATCCTCGGGCGAGCATCCCTATCCCACGACACAGGCGAGCAGTCTGATCGTCTCCCTGCACGCCAGCCTGAAGCGGATCATGCAGCGGGAAACCCTTGAAGGCCACTGGGCCCGGTACGCGTGGGCCCAGTCCGTGGTTCGCGCCGGACTGCGCGCCGTGGGGTGCACTCCTATCGTAGCCGATGCCGCCGCGTCCTATACGGTGACCACCTTCCGGGTCCACCCGGACGTCTCCGAGGCCGCGGTGTTGCGAACCTACCTGCTGCGCCATCACGGCTTTCTGGTGGCGCAGGCCATGGGTGAGTTTACTCGCGATGCGCTGCGAGTGGGACACATGGGCAAAGCCGGTTCGCAAGCGTATATCGAGCCCTTCCTGCTCGGGCTGGAGGACTTCTTCCGTTCGGTCATGCACCATGACCTGGCGCCGGGCTGCAGCCTGGAGGGGTTGCGGCGGGCCGGGATTTCCTACTAG
- a CDS encoding aminotransferase class V-fold PLP-dependent enzyme: MTTPSRHPISAEEAAYWSEIRKQFYLMDDVTYLQGGTVGPSARPVIERIIDLMREFEADPLNRRHGDLLRPLVEASREKLARFVGTTPDRIALVLNTTMGMNIPGQGLIWERGSDVLLSDQEYPAVRALWTWLAERDGLNLNYVSLPIPPTSPQDIVDAYAAGITENTSVVIFSHVYFTTGLVAPITQLTRLAHGHGAVAMVDGAHAVGMVPLDLSEVGCDFYASSCHKWLLAPKGVGFLYRIRPVIIGHNMRETDSASRYDVNGTRDLTHHAGLGEAIDYQEEIGWESRIRPYCLGLARYLKAQAVERIRGARLTIPMDESMSGFISGFSIEGIDLSKVCQYLWSDYKIEVTALGVNGQSFFRVSTHFYDSYDDIDRFISAINEIIAKYPDVHLD; the protein is encoded by the coding sequence ATGACCACACCATCCAGGCATCCCATATCCGCCGAAGAAGCTGCGTACTGGTCTGAGATCCGGAAACAGTTCTACCTGATGGACGACGTGACCTACCTGCAGGGCGGAACGGTAGGTCCCTCCGCCAGGCCGGTCATCGAACGCATCATCGACCTGATGCGGGAATTCGAGGCGGATCCGCTCAACCGCCGGCATGGAGACCTGCTCAGGCCCCTGGTGGAGGCATCCCGGGAGAAGCTGGCCAGGTTCGTGGGGACGACGCCGGACCGGATCGCCCTCGTGCTGAACACGACGATGGGCATGAACATACCCGGCCAGGGCCTGATCTGGGAGCGGGGCAGCGACGTGCTGCTGAGCGACCAGGAATACCCCGCCGTCCGCGCTCTGTGGACGTGGCTGGCCGAGCGGGACGGCCTGAACCTGAACTATGTTTCCCTGCCCATTCCGCCGACCTCGCCGCAGGACATCGTGGATGCCTACGCCGCGGGCATCACGGAGAACACCAGCGTCGTGATCTTCAGCCACGTGTATTTCACGACCGGACTGGTGGCTCCCATCACGCAACTGACCCGCCTGGCCCATGGCCACGGGGCCGTGGCCATGGTGGACGGCGCGCACGCCGTGGGGATGGTGCCCCTGGACCTGTCCGAAGTCGGATGCGACTTCTACGCCAGCAGTTGCCACAAGTGGCTGCTGGCACCGAAGGGCGTGGGGTTCCTCTACAGGATCCGGCCCGTGATCATCGGCCACAACATGCGCGAAACCGACTCGGCCAGCCGCTATGACGTAAACGGGACCCGGGACCTGACCCACCACGCCGGCCTGGGCGAAGCCATCGACTACCAGGAGGAAATCGGCTGGGAAAGCAGGATCCGGCCCTATTGCCTCGGACTTGCGCGGTACCTGAAGGCCCAGGCGGTCGAACGGATACGGGGAGCCCGCCTCACGATCCCGATGGATGAATCCATGTCCGGGTTCATTTCAGGTTTCTCGATCGAAGGCATCGACCTGTCGAAGGTATGCCAGTATCTCTGGAGCGACTACAAGATCGAGGTCACCGCCCTCGGGGTGAATGGCCAGTCGTTTTTCAGGGTGTCCACCCATTTCTACGATTCCTACGACGACATTGACCGGTTCATCAGCGCGATCAACGAAATCATCGCGAAGTATCCCGACGTCCACCTGGATTGA
- a CDS encoding aldolase/citrate lyase family protein, whose product MRGNRVLEKLRAGEVAHVVGGHSHTANSIDFMGQFGFDGYWIEGEHGDITFDRIGDVSRACDLWNMASVLRVHANETGLIGRTLDCGVSGLVVPHVSSAEAAERVVRASRFAPAGMRGMYFNRRGYGTENSEFIAKVNDEILVIVLIEEIEAVENLDEILAVDHIDVFFVAPGDLAQTMGYPGEMYRPEVKKVVSDTLARIVAAGRNAGSLVGDETFEAHAEIGVRFFFTVYDHWLRAGAKAYWDRVAAMRK is encoded by the coding sequence ATGCGAGGAAACAGGGTGCTGGAAAAACTGCGGGCCGGCGAAGTCGCCCACGTGGTCGGCGGCCACAGCCATACGGCGAATTCCATCGATTTCATGGGGCAGTTCGGTTTCGACGGCTACTGGATCGAGGGAGAACACGGGGACATCACCTTCGACCGGATCGGAGACGTATCCCGGGCCTGCGACCTGTGGAACATGGCGTCGGTGTTGCGGGTGCACGCCAATGAGACCGGGTTGATCGGCCGCACGCTGGACTGCGGGGTCAGCGGGCTGGTCGTCCCCCATGTGAGCAGCGCCGAGGCGGCGGAGCGCGTGGTGCGCGCCAGCCGGTTCGCCCCGGCCGGCATGCGGGGCATGTACTTCAACCGGCGGGGTTACGGCACCGAGAACAGCGAATTCATCGCGAAGGTGAACGATGAGATCCTCGTCATCGTCCTTATCGAAGAAATAGAGGCCGTGGAGAACCTGGACGAGATCCTCGCCGTGGACCACATCGACGTGTTCTTCGTCGCCCCGGGGGACCTGGCCCAGACCATGGGCTATCCGGGAGAGATGTACCGCCCGGAGGTGAAGAAGGTGGTATCCGATACCCTGGCGCGGATCGTCGCGGCGGGCCGGAACGCGGGGTCGCTCGTAGGCGACGAGACGTTCGAAGCGCACGCCGAGATCGGCGTCCGGTTCTTCTTCACCGTGTACGACCACTGGCTCCGGGCCGGCGCCAAAGCCTACTGGGACCGGGTCGCGGCGATGAGGAAATAG
- a CDS encoding ornithine cyclodeaminase family protein, whose product MLFINEDQVGRLLSMHDALRAVEQAFSGLGTGNAVNIPRSRVRLPGHTLHVMSGGIPALNLTGLKAYTTTRHGAKFVVVLFQEDTGEPLAAIEADRLGQMRTGAASGVATKYMARQDAEIVGVIGTGWQARSQLAAVCGVRAVTSVKAFGRDRARRETFSREMSEALGVRVYPVESACACVEQADVVITITSSAQPVLEGAWLTPGAHVNAAGSNALVRSEIDVETVRRARVVAVDSREQAKVECGDLLEPVEKGILHWDRIHELADVVAGHVPGRIEPADITLFESQGLAVEDVAVAAVVYERAKAEGVGQRIG is encoded by the coding sequence ATGCTGTTCATCAACGAAGACCAGGTTGGCCGCTTGCTGTCCATGCACGACGCGCTGCGCGCGGTCGAACAGGCCTTCAGCGGGCTCGGAACGGGGAATGCGGTGAACATCCCCCGTTCCAGGGTCCGGCTGCCGGGCCATACGCTCCACGTCATGTCCGGGGGGATTCCGGCGTTGAATCTAACCGGGCTGAAAGCCTATACGACCACGCGGCACGGCGCGAAGTTCGTCGTGGTGCTCTTCCAGGAGGACACGGGGGAACCGCTGGCCGCGATTGAGGCCGACCGCCTCGGGCAGATGCGAACGGGCGCGGCGAGCGGCGTGGCGACGAAGTACATGGCCCGGCAAGACGCGGAAATCGTGGGCGTCATCGGTACGGGGTGGCAGGCCCGAAGCCAGCTTGCGGCGGTCTGCGGCGTACGCGCGGTGACCTCCGTTAAGGCCTTCGGGCGGGACCGGGCACGACGGGAGACTTTTAGCCGGGAGATGAGCGAGGCCCTCGGGGTGCGGGTATATCCGGTCGAATCGGCCTGTGCCTGCGTGGAGCAAGCGGATGTGGTGATTACGATCACCAGTTCGGCACAGCCGGTGCTGGAAGGCGCGTGGCTGACGCCCGGCGCCCACGTGAACGCCGCCGGTTCCAACGCGCTCGTTCGCAGCGAGATCGACGTGGAAACGGTTCGGCGGGCCAGGGTGGTGGCCGTCGATTCCAGGGAGCAGGCGAAAGTGGAGTGCGGAGACTTGCTCGAGCCTGTGGAGAAGGGAATCCTTCACTGGGACCGCATACACGAACTGGCCGACGTGGTCGCCGGCCACGTGCCAGGACGCATCGAGCCCGCCGACATTACGCTCTTCGAATCCCAGGGCCTGGCCGTGGAGGACGTGGCCGTGGCCGCGGTCGTTTATGAGCGGGCGAAAGCCGAAGGTGTGGGTCAGCGGATCGGGTGA